Proteins encoded together in one Cherax quadricarinatus isolate ZL_2023a chromosome 68, ASM3850222v1, whole genome shotgun sequence window:
- the LOC128697698 gene encoding uncharacterized protein isoform X3, whose amino-acid sequence MGRRKKPQTKPWVCWYCTRDFDDERVLILHQRARHFKCGNCQKKLYTGPGLAFHCLQPPGRAPERMWQSGWSGRSARLLGRQVEQEDNFDRSQGLTEYILHNMPTEPDPSEEQAWQNMPDRTHPAEDWIRQDTSDRTRLAEEQIGQNMYGKRRRLEEHWMRPDTSGRTHMAGDWVRPDTSSRTRMREDWVRPDTSGRTPMREDWIRPDTSGRTHTREWIRPNTSDRTYMREDWISPDISDSTHMREDWISPDTSDSTHMREDWIRRDISRRTQTEEDWIRPGTSDGTHMEEDWIRPNTSDRQTSLPEDWARQNPSDRGISQAKRWNRQNIADRIHLADEQGRQSMVKGTHLPHGMHLTEQVWQNISEKIRLAKEQVKQDMADRINHEEQVWSDRTAPAEEQVGYNMYGRRTGLAEQVKQNMFDRQNLTEQQGWQTMSDRLDHAEWQDLPGGRDFLAEQSWQENSSGRTHLLQERVWEAIWSSINEGLVGEEAQQMSRSGKMHLAQQIWQEVWYSMEGLAEEESWQDTSEEHFLQHRPGQRAFQAGAQGRQNNRFNRKPYFSGGQIRQNKPMKNASLR is encoded by the coding sequence CCTCCAGGTCGGGCACCAGAACGGATGTGGCAGAGCGGATGGTCTGGCAGAAGTGCACGTCTGCTGGGAAGACAGGTCGAGCAGGAGGATAATTTTGACAGATCACAAGGGCTGACAGAGTATATTTTGCATAACATGCCTACTGAGCCTGATCCATCAGAAGAACAGGCTTGGCAAAACATGCCTGACAGAACCCATCCAGCAGAAGATTGGATCAGGCAGGATACCTCTGACAGAACACGTCTAGCAGAAGAACAGATTGGGCAGAACATGTATGGCAAACGAAGACGTCTGGAAGAACACTGGATGAGGCCAGATACTTCTGGCAGAACACACATGGCAGGAGATTGGGTCAGGCCAGACACTTCAAGTAGAACACGTATGAGAGAAGACTGGGTCAGGCCAGACACTTCTGGCAGGACACCTATGAGAGAAGACTGGATCAGACCAGACACTTCTGGCAGAACACACACAAGAGAATGGATCAGGCCCAACACCTCTGATAGAACATACATGAGAGAAGATTGGATCAGTCCTGACATCTCTGATAGTACACACATGAGAGAAGATTGGATCAGTCCTGACACCTCTGACAGTACACACATGAGAGAAGACTGGATCAGGCGTGACATTTCTCgcagaacacaaacagaagaaGACTGGATCAGGCCTGGCACTTCTGATGGAACACACATGGAAGAAGACTGGATCAGGCCCAACACTTCTGACAGACAAACAAGTCTGCCAGAAGATTGGGCGAGGCAGAACCCCTCTGACAGAGGAATAAGCCAGGCAAAAAGATGGAATAGGCAGAACATTGCTGACAGAATACATCTGGCAGACGAACAGGGCAGGCAGAGCATGGTCAAGGGAACACATCTGCCACATGGAATGCATCTCACAGAACAGGTCTGGCAGAACATATCAGAGAAAATACGTCTGGCAAAAGAACAAGTCAAGCAAGATATGGCTGACAGAATAAATCATGAAGAGCAGGTTTGGTCAGACAGAACAGCTCCAGCAGAAGAACAGGTTGGGTATAACATGTATGGCAGAAGAACAGGTCTAGCAGAACAGGTCAAGCAGAACATGTTTGATAGGCAAAATCTGACAGAACAACAGGGCTGGCAGACAATGTCTGACAGACTAGATCATGCAGAATGGCAGGACTTGCCTGGTGGGAGGGATTTTCTGGCAGAACAGTCCTGGCAGGAGAACAGTTCTGGCAGAACACATCTTTTACAAGAACGGGTTTGGGAAGCTATCTGGTCTAGCATAAATGAAGGGCTGGTCGGAGAAGAGGCTCAGCAGATGAGCAGATCAGGCAAAATGCATCTGGCACAACAGATCTGGCAAGAAGTCTGGTATAGCATGGAGGGTCTGGCAGAAGAAGAATCCTGGCAAGACACTTCCGAAGAACACTTTTTGCAGCACAGGCCAGGGCAACGAGCATTCCAGGCAGGAGCACAGGGCAGGCAGAATAACAGGTTTAACAGGAAGCCATATTTTTCAGGAGGGCAGATTAGGCAGAACAAACCTATGAAAAATGCTTCTCTCCGGTGA